In Quercus robur chromosome 10, dhQueRobu3.1, whole genome shotgun sequence, a genomic segment contains:
- the LOC126703556 gene encoding LOW QUALITY PROTEIN: GRAS family protein RAD1-like (The sequence of the model RefSeq protein was modified relative to this genomic sequence to represent the inferred CDS: deleted 1 base in 1 codon): MAPPLRLNQLYNNESYEVVSAHNMCLSARACYPYQYLPISDNSDSTLDLPFPEETRDRKKLKRSISIADSIDSYSSQYSDGINFCTYNSPSISRTGSFNNLSKLQFRDHIWTYNLRYLAAEAVEEAAEAIINIAEESDPEEDESADGMRLVRLLFGCAEAVACRDRSHASALLSQLRTCALVFGSSFQRVASCFVQGLAERLSLVQPLGGGLGFATPPMMNIMDVSDEVQIVISISDKKEEALSLVFENCPHIQFGHFVANETILEAFEGESFFHVVDLGMTLGLAHGHQWRALINSLANRADQPPCRLRITSVGLAVDRFQTIGVELKTFAEIMGINFEFSVVESNFENLQPEDIKLFDGEVFIVNSILQLHCVVKESRGALNSVLQIIHKLSPKVLVLVEQDSSHNGPFFLGRFMEALHYYSAIFDSRDAMQPKYDTKRAKMEQFYFSEEIKNIVSCEGSARMERHERVDQWRRRLSRAGFQATKLMAPAKQWLEQNKTFEGHTIVEDKGCLVLGWKSKLIVAASCRSVNSQP; the protein is encoded by the exons ATGGCTCCTCCACTCCGCTTAAATCAGTTATATAATAATGAAAGTTATGAAGTTGTGAGTGCACATAATATGTGTCTTTCAGCCAGGGCTTGCTATCCTTATCAATATCTACCTATATCGGATAACAGTGATTCTACCTTGGACCTCCCCTTCCCAGAGGAAACCAGGGATAGAAAGAAGCTGAAAAGAAGTATAAGTATTGCTGATTCCATAGATAGTTATAGCAGTCAATATAGTGATGGAATCAACTTTTGTACTTATAACAGCCCCAGCATTAGCCGCACAGGCAGCTTCAATAACTTGTCGAAGCTGCAGTTTCGTGATCATATATGGACTTATAATCTAAGATACCTTGCAGCTGAGGCTGTTGAAGAGGCGGCAGAAGCCATCATCAATATTGCTGAAGAAAGTGATCCTGAAGAAGATGAGAGTGCTGATGGTATGAGGCTGGTTAGACTTCTCTTTGGTTGTGCTGAAGCTGTGGCTTGTCGAGACAGGTCACATGCCTCAGCTTTACTATCTCAGCTTAGAACTTGTGCTTTAGTCTTTGGCTCTTCCTTTCAGCGTGTAGCTTCTTGCTTTGTCCAAGGTCTTGCTGAAAGGCTTTCTCTGGTTCAGCCACTTGGAGGAGGTCTTGGCTTTGCAACACCACCCATGATGAACATAATGGATGTTTCTGATGAAGTACAAATCGTCA TTTCCATCTCAGATAAAAAGGAAGAGGCTTTAAgccttgtttttgaaaattgccCACATATTCAATTTGGCCACTTTGTGGCCAATGAAACAATACTGGAAGCC TTTGAGGGAGAGTCTTTTTTTCATGTAGTGGATTTGGGCATGACACTAGGTTTGGCACATGGCCACCAGTGGCGTGCATTGATTAACAGCCTTGCCAACCGTGCTGATCAGCCACCTTGCCGTCTCCGAATAACTAGTGTTGGCCTTGCTGTTGATAGATTCCAAACCATTGGGGTAGAGCTCAAGACCTTTGCTGAAATCATGGGAATAAACTTTGAGTTCTCAGTGGTGGAAAGCAACTTTGAAAATCTTCAGCCTGAAGACATCAAACTGTTTGATGGTGAGGTTTTCATTGTCAATAGCATCCTTCAACTGCATTGTGTAGTTAAAGAAAGTAGAGGGGCTCTTAATTCAGTTCTGCAGATAATTCACAAGCTCTCTCCAAAGGTTTTAGTACTTGTTGAGCAGGATTCAAGCCACAATGGGCCTTTCTTTCTTGGGAGATTTATGGAAGCACTGCACTATTACTCTGCAATTTTTGACTCCCGGGATGCCATGCAACCTAAATATGACACAAAGCGGGCCAAGATGGAACAATTCTACTTTTCTGAGGAGATAAAGAACATTGTGAGTTGTGAGGGATCAGCAAGGATGGAGAGGCATGAGAGGGTGGACCAGTGGCGTAGGAGGCTGAGCCGGGCAGGATTTCAAGCTACTAAGCTGATGGCTCCGGCCAAGCAATGGCTTGAGCAGAATAAGACTTTTGAAGGTCATACCATTGTGGAAGACAAGGGTTGCTTGGTGCTTGGTTGGAAATCTAAGCTAATTGTTGCAGCTTCTTGCCGAAGTGTTAACTCACAGCCGTGA